A window of Fibrobacter sp. UWB11 contains these coding sequences:
- the folD gene encoding bifunctional methylenetetrahydrofolate dehydrogenase/methenyltetrahydrofolate cyclohydrolase FolD — protein MAALILDGKALAKTTEEELSARVAKLKEKTGKTPILATILVGDDPASATYVKMKGNACARVGMESIRVVMDKNTTTQELLNKIQELNENPNVHGILLQHPVPRHIDERAAFEAIDARKDVDGVTCLGFGRMSMGEKAYGCATPAGIMRLLKAYNIPLSGKHAVVVGRSAILGKPMAMMLLNANCTVTICHSKTENLPEFVKQADILVGAVGKPEFIKKSWIKPGAVVVDAGYHPGGVGDIEKGLEEVASAYTPVPGGVGPMTINTLIYQSVESGESLIK, from the coding sequence ATGGCAGCACTCATTTTAGACGGCAAGGCTCTTGCCAAGACTACTGAAGAAGAACTCAGCGCCCGCGTGGCAAAGCTCAAGGAAAAGACCGGCAAGACCCCGATTCTTGCAACGATTCTCGTGGGCGACGATCCGGCTAGCGCCACTTACGTCAAGATGAAGGGCAACGCCTGCGCCCGCGTCGGCATGGAAAGCATCCGCGTGGTGATGGACAAGAACACCACAACGCAGGAACTCCTCAACAAGATTCAGGAACTCAACGAAAACCCGAACGTGCACGGCATCCTCTTGCAGCACCCGGTTCCGCGCCACATCGATGAACGCGCCGCATTCGAAGCTATCGATGCACGCAAGGACGTGGACGGCGTGACCTGCCTCGGCTTTGGCCGCATGTCCATGGGTGAAAAAGCTTACGGTTGCGCAACGCCGGCCGGCATCATGAGACTCCTCAAGGCTTACAACATTCCGCTTTCTGGCAAGCATGCCGTGGTCGTTGGCCGTAGCGCCATCCTCGGAAAGCCGATGGCTATGATGCTCCTCAACGCCAACTGCACCGTGACCATTTGCCACAGCAAGACCGAAAACCTTCCGGAATTCGTGAAGCAGGCAGACATCCTAGTCGGTGCCGTCGGCAAGCCGGAATTCATCAAGAAGTCCTGGATCAAGCCGGGTGCAGTCGTCGTGGACGCTGGTTACCATCCGGGTGGCGTCGGCGATATCGAAAAGGGTCTCGAAGAAGTTGCTTCCGCATACACTCCGGTTCCGGGCGGTGTAGGCCCGATGACCATCAACACCCTCATCTACCAGAGCGTGGAATCCGGAGAATCTCTCATTAAGTAA
- the argA gene encoding amino-acid N-acetyltransferase, whose product MSTASDFYSQHFEVAGFIREVFGYMDRFKGQLFVLKIDDSLMDHPMFPVLMRDIALLHKAGIRIIIVPGTRNSIDAQLKAWDLETKFHNGVRLTNEEALPLVEQASLGVAQRIMSHLTASGLSGIQGNWILARSMGVINGVDYMRTGRIERIQRDLLEQLMNEKFVPIIPPIGWNKIGHAYNISSTELATELCKYLKVGKLFFIGSESGIKLEGLVTGKNTKYLEPTDNGLISAMDIDQAKELLELNSDVLDFAQMDYLMNAIHACEAGANRVHLLSGEFQGSVLQEVFSARGDGTMVYANQYSCIRPATIEDIPDILRIMQDYIAKGYLVPRTQDSISEKLADYVVYSIDNSIHGCGALHAFENNMAEVAGIAVGANYRKSGIGEAIVRHLISLGRMKGYKTLFLLTTQALDWFYQLGFVDGTVEELPPSKRDHYNQKRKSRILMFPLDK is encoded by the coding sequence ATGAGTACAGCGTCTGATTTTTATTCTCAACACTTCGAAGTTGCCGGATTCATCCGGGAAGTGTTTGGCTACATGGATAGGTTCAAGGGCCAGCTTTTCGTCTTGAAAATTGACGATAGCCTGATGGACCATCCGATGTTCCCCGTGCTGATGCGCGATATCGCCCTTTTGCATAAGGCGGGCATTCGCATTATCATTGTGCCGGGTACGCGAAATAGCATCGACGCACAGCTTAAGGCCTGGGACCTTGAAACGAAGTTTCACAATGGTGTCCGCTTAACGAACGAAGAAGCGCTGCCGCTTGTGGAACAGGCGTCTTTGGGCGTTGCGCAAAGAATCATGAGCCACCTTACGGCGAGCGGTCTCAGCGGTATTCAGGGTAACTGGATTCTGGCACGCAGCATGGGTGTGATTAACGGTGTCGATTACATGCGCACCGGTCGTATCGAACGCATCCAGCGCGACCTTTTGGAACAGCTCATGAACGAGAAGTTCGTGCCTATCATTCCGCCGATTGGCTGGAACAAGATTGGGCATGCCTACAATATTTCGAGTACTGAACTTGCAACCGAACTCTGCAAGTATCTTAAAGTTGGGAAACTGTTCTTTATCGGAAGCGAAAGCGGCATTAAGCTCGAAGGCCTTGTGACTGGCAAGAACACGAAGTATCTGGAACCGACCGATAACGGGCTTATATCGGCTATGGATATCGATCAGGCGAAGGAACTTTTGGAACTCAATTCGGATGTGCTTGACTTTGCGCAGATGGATTACTTGATGAACGCCATCCATGCATGCGAAGCAGGTGCGAACCGTGTGCATTTGTTGAGCGGTGAGTTTCAGGGCAGCGTGCTGCAAGAAGTATTCTCTGCTCGCGGTGATGGAACGATGGTGTATGCAAACCAGTATTCTTGTATTCGTCCGGCAACAATCGAAGATATTCCGGATATCTTGCGCATTATGCAGGATTACATTGCAAAGGGTTACCTTGTGCCGCGTACGCAGGATTCAATTTCCGAAAAGCTTGCTGATTACGTTGTATATAGCATCGATAATAGTATTCATGGTTGCGGAGCTCTCCATGCGTTCGAAAACAATATGGCCGAAGTGGCTGGCATTGCCGTCGGTGCGAACTATCGCAAGTCGGGCATTGGTGAAGCGATTGTGCGTCACCTGATTTCACTTGGCCGCATGAAGGGCTACAAGACCTTGTTCTTGCTCACGACGCAGGCTCTCGATTGGTTTTACCAGCTTGGATTTGTTGATGGGACTGTTGAAGAATTGCCGCCTTCTAAACGTGATCATTACAACCAAAAGCGTAAATCCAGAATATTGATGTTCCCGCTGGACAAGTAA
- a CDS encoding FISUMP domain-containing protein, protein MNKVTKKKAIAVVGAMALLCSCGDEITEITNTGMSSVVAYEDLAKCEDKNEGELVFVKDSSAVYLCSDKKWNDINGNDGKNGKEGANGSDGKDGKNGTNGSNGKDGTSCTVEPLKDGSGYNVLCGDKVVGKLLNGEKGDNGKNGNDGKSCTVKENDKKNGYDLVCGDETVTITNGKDGESITGPKGESCTGAVLENGNIQINCGDKTIGELKNGTDGKSAFELAQEKDETITDIDEWLASLKGEPGQGCTAKEIEGGVEITCDGKTVTVKNGKDGQSSMAVCGKESYDPETHFCYNNELYLLCNGKVYNPKKELCHNKLIYGSCGELYFDPSKQYCYSQEIYDLEECGKNTYKPKMQLCDEREGGVVYNIVTIEPKGTTYSKTWMAENLNYKVENSYCYKSKTENEAPEDCKDKGRLYSWAAAVNKAEDECGLGHSCELEKDLNGNIKGICPDGWHLPSKGEWDDLVKALSDVSSSVGSLLKSRTGWDDYGDDSDGNGFDSYGFAGYPVGYGVLYKTDTGEEIRFDYEGLYVDFVSSTQGSKDALYGLYLGNTYTDAKTTWISKENYCSIRCVKD, encoded by the coding sequence ATGAATAAAGTAACTAAGAAAAAAGCCATTGCGGTTGTTGGAGCGATGGCTCTTTTGTGCTCCTGCGGTGATGAAATTACTGAAATCACGAATACGGGCATGTCTTCTGTGGTGGCTTACGAAGACCTCGCAAAATGCGAAGACAAGAACGAAGGTGAACTTGTGTTTGTAAAAGATTCCAGTGCGGTTTATCTGTGTTCCGACAAGAAGTGGAACGATATAAACGGCAATGATGGTAAGAATGGAAAAGAAGGTGCCAATGGTTCCGATGGCAAAGATGGAAAAAATGGTACCAATGGTTCTAATGGCAAGGATGGAACATCGTGCACTGTCGAACCTCTGAAAGATGGTTCGGGATACAATGTGTTATGTGGCGACAAGGTTGTTGGCAAATTGCTGAACGGTGAAAAAGGCGACAATGGCAAAAATGGTAATGATGGCAAAAGTTGCACCGTGAAAGAGAACGATAAAAAGAACGGCTACGACCTTGTTTGCGGTGATGAGACTGTTACGATTACGAACGGGAAAGATGGCGAAAGCATCACTGGACCGAAGGGTGAAAGCTGCACGGGCGCGGTGCTTGAAAACGGCAATATTCAGATAAATTGCGGCGACAAGACAATTGGTGAACTTAAGAACGGAACAGACGGAAAGTCTGCTTTTGAACTTGCACAGGAAAAGGATGAGACTATTACCGATATTGACGAGTGGCTTGCCTCGCTGAAGGGCGAACCTGGCCAGGGATGTACTGCCAAGGAAATCGAGGGTGGTGTTGAAATTACGTGCGATGGAAAAACTGTCACAGTTAAAAATGGTAAGGATGGGCAATCTTCCATGGCTGTTTGCGGTAAAGAGTCTTATGACCCAGAAACTCATTTTTGCTACAATAACGAACTCTATTTATTGTGTAATGGCAAAGTTTATAACCCGAAAAAAGAATTATGCCATAATAAATTAATTTATGGCTCTTGCGGTGAACTGTACTTTGATCCTTCCAAGCAGTATTGTTATAGTCAAGAAATCTATGATCTTGAAGAATGCGGTAAAAATACGTATAAACCCAAGATGCAACTTTGCGATGAGCGAGAGGGTGGCGTCGTTTATAATATCGTTACTATTGAGCCAAAGGGAACTACTTATTCCAAGACATGGATGGCAGAAAATTTGAACTACAAGGTGGAAAATAGTTATTGTTATAAAAGTAAAACTGAAAATGAAGCTCCCGAAGATTGCAAGGATAAGGGGCGTCTTTACAGTTGGGCTGCTGCTGTGAATAAAGCGGAAGACGAATGTGGTTTGGGTCATTCATGTGAATTGGAGAAAGATTTAAATGGCAATATCAAGGGGATTTGTCCTGATGGTTGGCATTTGCCAAGTAAGGGGGAATGGGACGATTTGGTTAAAGCTTTGAGTGACGTTAGTAGTTCTGTAGGAAGCTTGTTGAAATCACGGACCGGCTGGGACGATTATGGTGATGATAGTGATGGTAATGGTTTTGACAGCTATGGATTTGCGGGTTATCCTGTTGGATACGGTGTCCTATATAAGACGGATACAGGTGAAGAAATTCGTTTTGATTATGAAGGACTCTATGTAGATTTTGTTTCATCTACTCAAGGGAGTAAAGACGCTTTGTATGGTCTGTATTTAGGGAATACGTATACAGACGCAAAAACTACATGGATTTCAAAAGAAAATTATTGCTCAATCCGCTGCGTTAAGGACTAG
- a CDS encoding carbohydrate-binding domain-containing protein: MNLARMFGKVRILLTFLVALVCTSMAWAATPVSYIDKNGKTQTITQYTVLTGNETDLTNGWYVVIGDINFSTTIQIHEDIQIILTDGSSMNVGTNESPINGCGICIDKSATITLLTIYGQSGQTGKLNVYTEGSGNYPINSDHLIINSGSVSVNSNSDWGVFVRFDMVVNGGSFSSIAKRRGIVTYYDFIINGGEVSAVGGESGIFSYRSATINGGSISATATETEYAYGGIYANKNITLGYTDRFTRINASSYGGSVVIKEDQIFKDENGNHYTGNLTDEGVNAIAGKTLVPVIPVKYIDENGSEQTIEDYTVLTGNEKRLTSGWYVVIGNVNFSTAVEPSKDVQIILTDGSSMNVGTLENSVDGIALSGYMDTDLKIYGQKNQTGTLGIYASGGWRSVYIGNLAVYGGSLIVNGNNSGGIEVYNDVVVDGGSVSVTATKESTYGIYAKSVTIKSGNVDVTNTGKLGDCFYAKTFTLDGGSVNLIASGANGTGITISEGSITINGGSLNVNEDSDEGGYGFHVTEGSIVINSGVVTIFSKNKMGIYASGDFVINGGSLSSNSFDGIMIRGKMIVNGGEFFTTGDYDAGLIVDCDAEINGGHFTAKGKYLGIYVLSGSVSLGYTDDSDRIFISRMSFGPNAVAIKVKDGQILTDGKGHFYKGTLSSEQINSIEDAELRIPSPVKYVDENGDEQAVYEIAQLTGDEKELAEGWYLASGDIDYKRSVKMSGDVNIILADGSSMNIGSTEDFHYGNGLDGKGASNLTIYGQENQTGVLGIFAAGTSDTAISVENLTMNGGTISSFGKYGIYAKKDITINKGFVSVDGRNRGIFSADGNLVVNSGSLEAKTSAGFYGVYVKKDVIVNSGNVIVSGQNKGIYSKEGSFILKGGSVTASCGKGYSIDVANDIVINSDVTTIGGIYSGKLTINSGVVAVAAEETGSYGIASDKSIKVNGGSITITANSCGMSAGDSLIINNGSIAASVTSESGMSGSYVSINGGEITTTSLSALFSIVINGGAVTATGDNGFETLLAGPVTLGYSSHADHITANKYSDVIKHAPIPVKIKDGQILTDGDGNLYFGTLTDEQIDAIAGKTLAPTTHPLIVSVDGEGHKHAYFEGDFMGSEPVNITEDTYVDAIDFVRTFTAGAYATIVFPFDVNTDQLGGVQKVSRCDGFVLQDNGRWALRIKRLWTDESTTPIELSANTPYMVMMKDETLVVKGGVTLRKSKEPVSAVGNTSWEFRGTLAYQKWEEGNGDLGHVYGFAGQAMSGIKVGEFVKVGADAYISPLRAYLYKAPEASTVKSNYAGAKATSSIGLPDEIDIIEDEGDGDEKTTVIGRINTRTGELKTLQTYDLKGRRVNGVRKARGAYYGKRK; encoded by the coding sequence ATGAATTTGGCCAGAATGTTTGGCAAGGTGCGTATTCTGTTGACGTTCCTTGTTGCTCTCGTTTGCACTTCGATGGCGTGGGCTGCCACCCCGGTCTCATATATCGACAAGAACGGCAAAACGCAGACTATCACCCAATACACTGTTTTGACTGGCAACGAAACGGATCTTACTAACGGATGGTATGTTGTAATAGGTGATATCAATTTTAGTACGACTATACAGATACACGAAGATATCCAGATTATTCTTACCGATGGTTCTTCGATGAATGTCGGGACAAATGAAAGTCCCATTAATGGTTGTGGTATTTGTATAGATAAATCGGCAACTATTACCCTTTTGACAATTTACGGACAGAGTGGCCAAACGGGCAAGCTAAATGTCTATACGGAAGGTTCTGGGAATTACCCTATTAATAGTGATCACCTTATAATCAATAGCGGCTCGGTCTCTGTTAATTCTAATTCTGATTGGGGCGTCTTTGTTCGTTTCGACATGGTTGTCAATGGAGGTTCTTTTTCATCGATTGCCAAACGTAGAGGTATCGTAACTTATTATGATTTCATTATCAATGGTGGTGAGGTCTCAGCGGTAGGAGGAGAAAGCGGAATCTTTTCTTACAGAAGCGCCACCATTAATGGTGGTTCTATAAGTGCTACTGCGACTGAAACTGAATATGCCTATGGCGGCATCTATGCAAATAAGAATATTACTCTTGGTTATACCGATAGATTTACTCGTATTAATGCAAGCAGTTATGGTGGCTCTGTTGTTATCAAAGAAGATCAAATTTTTAAAGACGAAAATGGTAACCATTACACAGGAAATCTTACCGATGAAGGAGTAAATGCTATTGCGGGAAAGACGCTTGTTCCTGTAATTCCTGTCAAATACATCGATGAAAATGGAAGTGAACAAACTATTGAGGATTACACCGTTTTGACCGGAAACGAAAAGCGACTTACTAGTGGATGGTATGTGGTAATTGGAAATGTCAATTTCAGTACGGCTGTAGAGCCATCTAAAGATGTCCAGATTATCCTTACCGATGGTTCTTCGATGAATGTTGGAACACTTGAAAATTCCGTTGATGGCATAGCCCTTAGTGGATATATGGATACTGATTTAAAAATTTATGGACAGAAAAATCAAACGGGTACGCTAGGAATTTATGCTTCAGGTGGATGGCGCTCTGTTTATATTGGCAACCTGGCTGTGTATGGCGGTTCTCTTATTGTAAATGGAAATAACAGTGGAGGTATCGAAGTTTATAATGATGTTGTTGTTGATGGTGGATCGGTTAGTGTGACTGCGACCAAAGAATCTACATATGGCATTTATGCTAAATCCGTCACTATCAAAAGCGGAAACGTCGATGTGACGAATACCGGGAAATTGGGAGATTGTTTCTATGCCAAAACGTTTACTCTTGATGGTGGTTCAGTTAATTTAATTGCAAGTGGTGCGAATGGGACGGGGATAACTATCTCGGAAGGTTCAATCACTATTAATGGAGGTTCTCTTAATGTTAATGAAGATAGCGACGAAGGGGGGTATGGTTTTCATGTTACTGAAGGTAGCATTGTCATCAATAGTGGCGTTGTAACGATATTCAGTAAAAATAAAATGGGTATATACGCTTCAGGAGATTTCGTTATTAATGGTGGCTCTTTATCTTCAAACAGTTTCGATGGAATTATGATTAGAGGAAAGATGATTGTCAATGGAGGCGAGTTTTTTACAACTGGTGACTATGATGCTGGTCTTATTGTCGATTGTGATGCTGAAATCAATGGTGGTCATTTTACAGCGAAAGGTAAATACTTGGGTATTTATGTTTTGAGTGGAAGCGTGTCTTTAGGCTATACAGATGATTCGGACCGTATCTTTATTAGCAGAATGTCTTTCGGTCCTAATGCTGTAGCCATCAAAGTCAAGGATGGCCAAATTCTCACTGATGGTAAAGGACATTTTTATAAAGGTACATTGTCTAGTGAACAAATTAATAGTATTGAGGATGCGGAACTCAGGATTCCAAGTCCTGTCAAATATGTAGACGAGAATGGTGATGAACAGGCTGTATATGAAATTGCTCAACTGACTGGTGATGAAAAAGAACTTGCCGAGGGCTGGTATTTGGCTAGTGGCGATATTGATTATAAACGTTCTGTAAAAATGTCTGGTGATGTTAACATTATTCTTGCCGATGGGTCTTCAATGAATATCGGATCAACGGAAGACTTTCACTATGGAAATGGTCTTGATGGAAAAGGTGCTAGCAATTTGACAATTTATGGACAGGAAAATCAAACGGGTGTACTTGGAATTTTTGCTGCTGGTACAAGTGATACTGCTATTTCTGTCGAAAATTTGACCATGAACGGAGGGACGATTTCTTCGTTCGGTAAATATGGTATTTATGCAAAAAAAGATATAACCATCAACAAGGGATTCGTTTCTGTAGATGGTCGAAATAGAGGAATCTTCTCTGCAGACGGTAATCTCGTTGTTAATAGCGGCTCTCTTGAAGCGAAAACTAGTGCGGGTTTTTATGGTGTTTATGTCAAAAAAGACGTTATTGTCAATAGTGGAAATGTCATTGTAAGTGGTCAAAATAAAGGGATTTATTCTAAAGAGGGAAGTTTCATTCTTAAGGGTGGTTCTGTTACTGCCTCGTGCGGGAAAGGCTATAGTATTGATGTTGCCAATGATATTGTCATCAATAGCGATGTTACAACAATAGGGGGAATCTATTCAGGAAAGCTTACTATCAATAGCGGTGTTGTTGCTGTTGCGGCTGAAGAAACGGGTAGTTATGGTATCGCATCGGACAAAAGCATTAAAGTTAATGGTGGCTCTATCACCATAACGGCGAATTCATGTGGAATGTCTGCTGGCGATAGTCTTATCATTAATAATGGTTCTATCGCTGCATCCGTTACATCAGAATCTGGAATGAGTGGTTCTTATGTTTCAATCAATGGTGGTGAGATCACTACAACTAGTCTTTCTGCTTTGTTCAGCATAGTCATTAATGGAGGTGCTGTCACGGCGACAGGTGACAATGGCTTTGAAACTTTATTGGCAGGTCCCGTCACACTCGGTTATTCCAGTCATGCTGACCATATCACCGCTAATAAATATTCTGATGTCATAAAGCATGCTCCTATTCCCGTCAAAATCAAGGATGGTCAGATTCTTACGGATGGTGATGGAAATCTGTACTTTGGAACGCTCACTGACGAACAGATTGATGCTATTGCAGGCAAAACGCTTGCTCCCACGACGCATCCTCTTATCGTGTCTGTCGATGGAGAAGGTCACAAACATGCATATTTTGAAGGTGATTTCATGGGTTCAGAACCAGTCAATATCACCGAGGATACCTATGTTGATGCCATTGATTTCGTGCGCACGTTCACGGCTGGGGCTTATGCGACGATTGTGTTCCCGTTCGATGTGAATACGGATCAACTTGGAGGCGTGCAAAAAGTTAGCCGTTGTGATGGATTTGTTCTGCAAGACAATGGACGCTGGGCTCTTCGTATAAAACGCCTTTGGACGGATGAGTCTACAACTCCTATAGAACTCAGCGCAAATACGCCGTACATGGTCATGATGAAGGATGAAACTCTCGTTGTTAAGGGTGGCGTAACGCTCAGAAAGTCTAAAGAGCCCGTCTCTGCGGTGGGGAATACAAGTTGGGAGTTCCGTGGAACCCTTGCTTACCAAAAATGGGAAGAAGGTAACGGTGACCTCGGACATGTCTATGGCTTTGCGGGTCAGGCTATGTCGGGTATCAAGGTTGGCGAATTTGTCAAGGTTGGTGCAGATGCCTATATTAGCCCGCTTCGTGCCTATCTCTACAAGGCTCCTGAAGCAAGTACGGTCAAGTCCAATTATGCTGGCGCAAAGGCAACGTCATCGATAGGGCTCCCTGACGAAATCGATATTATTGAAGATGAAGGTGACGGCGATGAAAAAACGACTGTTATCGGGCGTATCAATACCCGTACGGGCGAGTTGAAGACCTTGCAGACTTATGACCTGAAGGGCCGCAGGGTAAACGGCGTGCGCAAGGCTCGTGGCGCCTACTATGGTAAAAGGAAATAA
- a CDS encoding SIR2 family protein yields MMQSNCYRRIFVLGSGFSKSFSPQMPTLRDLNELIPFGIPDEFPHFRDYCKRFLTLCNGDDEYLGIEPLATSILSAQIFPGERERLYHASLRFELLRFIASVIRSDNALDESAAAILKNFLVSCENDSTSGSRETLLLSFNYDTLIETAIAKDKELREQVSVDYGVKIDPADRSAKRGKSNRTIDLIKLHGSLNWFPVKGASDELDLKNVCEVEPQDRSFPIYCEDTPIFIPMAHAKESFLRGSLFNLLWSKADYYLKNAEEIYFIGYGFPKTDINNLEFLLRHRDRFKKAVVLDSVDRHDLQRLQKLLGEDLVESCDAKKFLEKLK; encoded by the coding sequence ATGATGCAGTCGAATTGTTATCGCCGTATTTTTGTACTTGGTTCTGGATTCAGCAAGTCTTTCTCGCCGCAGATGCCCACGCTCCGCGACTTGAACGAACTTATCCCTTTTGGAATCCCGGACGAGTTTCCGCATTTTCGCGATTACTGCAAACGCTTTTTGACACTCTGCAATGGCGATGACGAGTATTTGGGTATTGAACCTTTAGCGACATCAATTCTTTCGGCGCAGATTTTCCCGGGCGAGCGTGAACGGCTTTACCATGCATCGCTCCGCTTTGAACTGTTGCGCTTTATTGCAAGTGTTATCCGTAGCGACAATGCGCTTGATGAATCGGCTGCTGCGATTCTCAAAAATTTTTTAGTGTCGTGCGAAAATGATTCGACTTCGGGCTCTCGCGAAACGCTTTTGCTTTCGTTCAATTACGACACGCTGATTGAAACAGCGATTGCCAAGGATAAGGAACTTCGCGAACAAGTTTCTGTGGACTACGGCGTGAAAATCGACCCTGCTGACCGCTCGGCGAAACGCGGCAAATCCAACCGCACTATAGACCTTATCAAATTGCACGGCTCGCTCAACTGGTTCCCCGTCAAGGGCGCAAGCGACGAACTCGACTTGAAAAATGTCTGCGAAGTCGAACCGCAAGACCGCAGTTTCCCCATCTACTGCGAAGACACTCCCATCTTCATTCCAATGGCGCATGCCAAGGAATCTTTCTTGCGCGGGAGCCTTTTTAACTTGCTTTGGTCCAAGGCCGATTACTATCTGAAAAATGCCGAAGAGATTTACTTTATCGGTTACGGTTTCCCGAAGACGGACATCAACAATTTGGAATTCCTGTTACGCCACCGTGACCGTTTTAAAAAAGCGGTTGTGCTCGATAGCGTCGATCGCCATGACTTGCAACGCTTGCAGAAATTGCTAGGCGAAGACCTTGTCGAATCGTGTGATGCGAAGAAATTCTTGGAAAAGCTGAAGTAG
- a CDS encoding FKBP-type peptidyl-prolyl cis-trans isomerase has product MKIFRYVPVIFVGGCLIACGGSKPATAVNPSTVPAPEVNAAPVVPDLTPVPEPVQTQEQKVFLDNAVDRYSYALGVDFGRALSNINVPIKFEVLVDAMRDVLDSSREVLMTDSQSEAALQDLLSQMQMQKDIDEAAASRKALSDQAAFLAKNIQDPRVWVTKKGVQYVILKEGTGNKPRATDKVKVHYVGTLLNGTEFDNSVKRGAPLEFAVSAVIEGWQDLLMEMKVGEKVKAWIPSSLAYGEAGAPPSIPPNSLLVFEVELLQIVTSR; this is encoded by the coding sequence ATGAAAATTTTTCGTTATGTGCCCGTAATTTTTGTGGGGGGATGCCTTATTGCTTGTGGTGGTAGCAAACCTGCTACTGCTGTTAATCCGAGCACTGTTCCTGCCCCAGAAGTCAATGCAGCTCCCGTTGTACCCGATTTGACCCCTGTACCGGAACCTGTACAGACCCAGGAACAGAAAGTTTTCTTGGATAATGCTGTCGATCGTTATAGCTACGCGCTTGGTGTGGATTTCGGTAGGGCACTTTCGAATATCAACGTGCCTATAAAGTTTGAAGTTCTTGTAGATGCCATGCGGGATGTCCTTGATTCCAGCCGTGAAGTTCTCATGACGGATTCGCAGTCCGAAGCTGCACTTCAGGATTTGCTTTCGCAGATGCAAATGCAGAAGGATATTGACGAAGCTGCTGCTTCACGGAAGGCGCTTAGCGATCAGGCGGCGTTCCTTGCGAAAAATATCCAGGATCCGCGAGTCTGGGTCACAAAAAAAGGCGTGCAATATGTAATCCTTAAGGAAGGAACAGGCAATAAGCCTAGAGCAACCGACAAGGTGAAGGTTCATTACGTTGGTACTTTGCTTAACGGAACGGAGTTTGACAATAGCGTCAAGCGTGGCGCTCCGCTGGAATTTGCTGTTTCTGCCGTCATCGAAGGTTGGCAGGATTTGCTTATGGAAATGAAGGTCGGCGAAAAGGTAAAGGCCTGGATTCCGAGTTCGCTTGCCTATGGCGAGGCTGGTGCTCCGCCTTCAATTCCGCCTAACTCGCTTTTGGTGTTCGAGGTTGAACTTCTGCAGATTGTAACATCTCGATAA
- a CDS encoding histidine phosphatase family protein has product MTNDFVQISDFFAQVDWNSKIYLLLRHAERNHITPDDKDFGAHVGLTDSGRRQAVMLGKMIPAIGDAVYFSSPVGRCVETAKCIGEGRKLAGFGVCSGASVNVTPLNELGDFFVRDVPAYEQTLREGFYEGICEWLDSGEHDAFYPLHERAEQMREMMFAKADTRFNIFVTHDAWIVPCLSHFCNFKFQPKCWMNFLTGLAFEVPEKGNVKVTPVTVMETGWLKF; this is encoded by the coding sequence ATGACTAACGACTTTGTACAAATTTCCGACTTTTTTGCCCAGGTTGACTGGAATTCTAAAATTTATTTGCTCTTGCGCCATGCCGAACGCAACCACATCACGCCTGACGACAAGGACTTTGGTGCGCATGTAGGGCTTACGGACAGCGGGCGCCGCCAGGCGGTAATGCTTGGAAAAATGATTCCTGCAATTGGCGATGCTGTGTATTTTTCGAGCCCGGTCGGACGTTGTGTAGAAACAGCAAAGTGCATTGGCGAGGGTCGCAAGCTTGCGGGTTTTGGAGTTTGCTCGGGCGCCTCGGTTAATGTCACGCCGCTTAATGAACTTGGCGATTTCTTTGTTCGTGATGTGCCTGCATATGAGCAAACTTTGAGAGAAGGGTTTTACGAAGGTATTTGTGAATGGCTAGACTCGGGCGAACATGATGCGTTCTATCCGCTCCATGAACGTGCGGAACAGATGCGCGAAATGATGTTTGCAAAAGCCGATACACGCTTCAACATCTTCGTGACACACGATGCCTGGATTGTGCCGTGCCTCTCGCATTTCTGCAATTTCAAGTTCCAACCGAAATGTTGGATGAACTTCTTGACGGGCCTTGCTTTTGAGGTCCCTGAAAAGGGTAATGTTAAAGTAACTCCTGTAACCGTAATGGAAACGGGCTGGTTGAAGTTCTAA